AATGCAATTCCGAGGAGCACGCTGCCGCACGTTTGAAACGTGGCGGCGCTCAGCATGGCGCGAACAGGCATCTGGTGCGCTCGCACCATGTCGGCGGCGAGAGCAAACAGAATCGCGGCGGATCCGTCATTCAAAAGGCTTTCGGCCTCCAGGATGGTCCGGAAACGTCCGCCAATCCGCATATCTTTGAGCGTAGCGATCACCGATAGCGGGTCGGTGGCGGCGATAAGGGCGCCAAACATCATGGCGGCCGGCATCGGCCAGCCGGCGAGCCACCGCATGCCTGCAGCCGTAACTGTGGCCGAAATGACTACGCCGAAGGTGGTGAGCACCAGCACGAGCGGCAGGCTATGCCGAAGGTCGGACCATCGAAGCCGGATCGCAGCATCAAAGATGATCGGCGGCAGCAGGGCATTGAAAAGGAGGGACGGTGTGAGCGTGACGCTTGGCGCCAGGCGCAAGCCACCGATCACGAGGCCGGCCGCCACAAGTCCGGCCGTGTACGGAAGTTTGAAACGGCGAGCGATAAGAGCCACGAGGGCCGCCACCAGCAAGAGCAGGCCAAATCGCTCCATCGACTGCGTCATGCCGCTATTATGACCACGAGGCGCGCTTCGACAATTGTGACCCGGTCAGGGAAACTCTGCCGCCACCTGAGCAAGCAAATCGGGACGGTTACTGATGACGCCATCGACTCCAATAGCCAACAGCGTCTGGATCGTGGCCGGGTTATCCACCGTCCAGCAATAGACGCTCACTCCATATTCGTGCAGCGTGGCAACCCGTTCCGCCGTCGCGAGTGGGTACTCCCAGCTGACACCGTCGGTATTGAGGCGCTGGGCCCACGCTTCGAACGGTCCCTGGCCAGCAGGTAGTTCCGAGTGCGCGTCACGGGTTGTTGACAGCCGGAGTTCCGGCCATGCCGCACGAAACGCGGGCGCCACTTCTCGCGAAATACCGGAGATCAATGCGTGGGATGCGCCAAGTGGCCGCAGGGAATCGGCCGTGAGTTGCTCCACGCCGTGGCCGAAGACCTTCATATCGGCCATCAGCCCGCCACGACCAGCCATCTCGGAAACCAGCTCGTCCAGGGTTGGTACGCCCTCGCCGGCACCCAGTTCGAGTGCACCAAGTTCGCTGGCGGTGTGGTCGGCCACACTCCAGCGACGGCCGCTACTATCCTGAGCCTCGTCATCGTGGCACAGCACCAGCACGCCGTCTCGAGAAAGGCGCACGTCGCACTCAACGCTGCCGCAACCCAACGCGACGGCGTGCCGAAAACCGGATATCGTATTGGCCGGATAGTTTGCCGGCGCACCGCGATGTGCGATGGTCCGCCATATCGATGCGCCGTGCATCACGGATCTACGATGATAGCGTCACCGCTAATCCAGCAAAGGGCCGGCTGCGGCAACCGCCTCATCCACCTGAGAGCGGTAGCTTTCAAAGTTGTCGTGGAAGCGCTTCGCCAGCATGCGAGCTTGATGCGCGTACGCGGTGCCATCGG
This DNA window, taken from Armatimonadota bacterium, encodes the following:
- a CDS encoding glycerophosphodiester phosphodiesterase, translating into MMHGASIWRTIAHRGAPANYPANTISGFRHAVALGCGSVECDVRLSRDGVLVLCHDDEAQDSSGRRWSVADHTASELGALELGAGEGVPTLDELVSEMAGRGGLMADMKVFGHGVEQLTADSLRPLGASHALISGISREVAPAFRAAWPELRLSTTRDAHSELPAGQGPFEAWAQRLNTDGVSWEYPLATAERVATLHEYGVSVYCWTVDNPATIQTLLAIGVDGVISNRPDLLAQVAAEFP